The proteins below are encoded in one region of Marinobacter sp. F4206:
- a CDS encoding flagellar motor protein MotB translates to MEVVQQKNRNRLKTSTPAWIVTFADLATLLLTFFILLLSFAEMDVDKYRAMANSMSVALGSSNVVGQDVGGSPITLIESDTVSLPEPTESQTREPEFIDERDDSVAETKIPGGVIDLASRLIRELEPEVASEALNVNYDDQQVVIRFSEEATFRSGEADIKPEMIPIIERVVNVLSECTGNVFVSGYTDDRPISSSRFRSNWDLSAARAVSVVHELVLNRQVPAERVVAAGRAETNALVPNDSPENRALNRRVEIAIRDPKCTDSTGTGEAPVEILP, encoded by the coding sequence TTGGAAGTTGTTCAGCAGAAGAACCGCAACCGGCTGAAGACCTCGACGCCGGCCTGGATTGTAACCTTTGCCGATCTGGCGACGCTGCTGCTGACGTTCTTCATCCTGTTGCTGTCCTTCGCCGAGATGGACGTGGACAAGTATCGCGCCATGGCCAATTCCATGTCGGTGGCTCTGGGATCCAGCAATGTGGTGGGGCAGGACGTCGGGGGCTCCCCCATCACCCTGATCGAATCGGATACCGTGTCCTTGCCCGAGCCCACCGAAAGCCAGACCCGGGAACCGGAATTCATCGACGAACGCGATGACTCGGTGGCGGAGACCAAAATCCCCGGCGGGGTGATTGATCTGGCCAGTCGACTGATCCGCGAGCTGGAGCCGGAGGTGGCGTCGGAAGCCCTGAACGTCAACTATGACGACCAGCAGGTGGTGATCCGGTTTTCCGAGGAGGCCACCTTTCGCTCGGGCGAAGCCGATATCAAGCCGGAGATGATTCCGATCATCGAACGGGTGGTGAATGTGCTGTCCGAATGCACGGGGAATGTCTTCGTGTCCGGCTATACCGATGACCGGCCGATTTCCAGCAGCCGTTTCCGCTCCAACTGGGACCTGTCGGCGGCCCGGGCGGTCTCGGTGGTGCACGAGCTGGTGCTCAATCGTCAGGTGCCGGCGGAACGGGTGGTGGCGGCCGGGCGGGCCGAAACCAACGCCCTGGTGCCCAACGATTCCCCGGAAAACCGCGCCCTGAACCGGCGAGTGGAGATCGCCATCCGTGACCCGAAATGTACCGACTCAACCGGGACCGGTGAGGCACCGGTGGAAATCCTGCCCTGA
- a CDS encoding ABC transporter substrate-binding protein: protein MKRPEGVVVHLLLVAWLLAPAFAGSQPPEETPREVLTVATWGGAYEESQRRAYFEPFTKATGVVIETVHYDGGIKDLKNHLAGTEVQWDVIDMIQSDASVACDLGLLEPVDPGILVPAPDGTPAEEDFMEGAIQPCFITQIVFSTVIAYNDRAFPGEKPDSVEDFFDLETFPGKRALRRSPVGLFEWALLSLSVPREQLYDLLSTHRGLELASRRLDSIRDAILWWRSGEEPAALLASGQASMATGYNGRFFHARVMEGLPISVIWDGQLIGYNSWAIPRGTHQADQARAFIAFATRTERMADQANLISYGPTRKSAQRRIGLHTDTGVSMQPHMPTAPAHMDNAIFRDHRWYSKTLELREQWFQTWLKQ from the coding sequence ATGAAGCGGCCTGAGGGAGTGGTGGTGCACCTGTTGCTGGTGGCGTGGCTATTGGCACCGGCCTTCGCCGGGTCCCAACCGCCGGAGGAAACGCCGCGCGAGGTACTCACGGTCGCGACCTGGGGTGGCGCCTACGAGGAAAGCCAGCGGCGCGCCTATTTCGAACCCTTCACCAAGGCAACCGGTGTCGTGATTGAGACGGTGCATTACGACGGGGGCATCAAGGATCTGAAGAACCACCTTGCCGGGACGGAGGTACAGTGGGATGTGATCGATATGATCCAGTCTGACGCCAGCGTGGCCTGCGATCTCGGACTTCTGGAGCCTGTCGACCCGGGGATTCTGGTCCCCGCGCCTGACGGCACGCCAGCGGAGGAAGATTTCATGGAGGGCGCGATCCAGCCCTGCTTCATCACCCAGATCGTGTTCTCTACCGTCATTGCCTACAACGACCGGGCGTTCCCCGGGGAAAAACCGGATAGCGTCGAGGATTTCTTCGATCTGGAAACCTTTCCGGGGAAACGGGCCCTGCGCCGGTCACCGGTGGGGCTGTTTGAGTGGGCGCTGCTGTCGCTGTCGGTGCCCCGGGAGCAGCTCTACGACCTGCTGAGCACTCACCGGGGCCTGGAACTGGCTTCCCGGCGACTGGACAGCATCCGCGATGCCATCCTCTGGTGGCGCAGCGGCGAGGAACCGGCGGCGCTGCTGGCCAGTGGCCAGGCTTCAATGGCAACCGGTTACAACGGCCGGTTTTTTCATGCCCGGGTGATGGAAGGCTTGCCCATCTCGGTGATCTGGGATGGCCAACTGATCGGGTACAACAGCTGGGCCATTCCTCGCGGAACCCATCAGGCCGACCAGGCCCGGGCCTTTATTGCCTTTGCCACCCGCACCGAGCGGATGGCCGATCAGGCGAACCTGATCAGTTATGGCCCAACGCGGAAGTCGGCACAAAGGCGAATCGGGCTGCATACCGATACCGGCGTATCCATGCAGCCCCACATGCCAACCGCACCAGCGCACATGGACAATGCCATCTTCAGGGACCACCGCTGGTATTCGAAGACCCTGGAGCTGCGCGAACAGTGGTTTCAAACCTGGCTGAAGCAGTAA
- a CDS encoding chloride channel protein, which translates to MDRVGVQQMAYQIGMVTVVAIAVGMAGSLAAIGFVEAVGYLNDRLLISPYARVQAGNQPGLVTAATLGVPAIGGLLVGLVVRFLIRERRGLAPPDAILAAQTPGPAPGLKSGLASTLAALISLSSGASVGQYGPLVYLGAMFGNLAGRVRLNLRHQRSIAIACGVAAAISTAFNAPIAGLVFAHEVILRHYSLRAFAPVTVAAATGYIIANVIFDRPALFLVDFTRVEHSYEFLLFAVEGVLCAGLAWLFVVLLKYSARAGRRCIPASWARPAVAGLVVGIVALWIPEILGIGQETLRFATIEGAFGIAELALVVAAKLALTALCIGFGFVGGVFSPALLIGILFGALYGMVLPYLIPVPYSGLVVYAICGMMAMASSVIGAPLTTILIVFELTRNYDLTIAAMVSVVFANVLSYRAIGRSVFDLELRARGFDLSLGRDKAILGARLIRDYLSTTYTAAHTSDTVEAVRQRLVHDQRSEAMIVDDGGKLRGIVRLQGILDSPGEIPIEQLAIRAYTVFDDSTSVWQSMELLRGFLGEAVPLVSEEGKLQGVVPEEAVIRAYLEIVHELREEENEAA; encoded by the coding sequence ATGGACAGGGTCGGCGTTCAACAGATGGCGTATCAGATAGGCATGGTGACGGTGGTGGCCATTGCCGTGGGTATGGCCGGCTCGCTGGCGGCGATCGGATTTGTCGAGGCGGTGGGGTACCTGAACGATCGCCTTCTGATTTCACCCTACGCCAGGGTTCAGGCCGGGAATCAGCCCGGACTGGTGACCGCCGCCACCTTGGGGGTTCCGGCAATCGGCGGTCTTCTGGTGGGTCTGGTGGTGCGATTTCTGATTCGGGAACGCCGTGGCCTTGCGCCACCCGATGCGATCCTCGCGGCCCAGACTCCCGGCCCTGCGCCGGGATTGAAAAGCGGTCTCGCCTCCACTCTGGCGGCACTGATATCCCTGAGCAGTGGTGCGTCCGTCGGCCAGTACGGTCCCCTCGTGTACCTCGGCGCCATGTTCGGCAACCTCGCCGGCCGCGTGCGGCTCAATCTCCGCCACCAGCGTTCCATTGCCATCGCCTGTGGCGTGGCCGCGGCGATCTCCACGGCCTTCAACGCCCCGATCGCGGGACTGGTCTTCGCCCATGAAGTCATTCTGCGCCACTACTCGCTGCGGGCCTTTGCGCCGGTAACGGTGGCCGCAGCCACCGGCTACATCATCGCCAACGTCATCTTCGACCGCCCGGCGCTGTTCCTGGTGGATTTCACCCGCGTCGAACACAGCTATGAATTCCTGCTGTTTGCGGTGGAAGGGGTACTATGTGCCGGTCTGGCGTGGTTGTTTGTGGTGTTGCTGAAATACAGTGCCCGAGCCGGCCGGCGCTGCATCCCGGCGAGCTGGGCGCGGCCCGCCGTCGCCGGACTGGTTGTGGGCATCGTTGCCCTCTGGATACCGGAAATCCTGGGAATCGGGCAGGAAACCCTGCGCTTCGCCACCATCGAGGGTGCCTTCGGAATTGCCGAACTGGCACTGGTCGTAGCCGCCAAACTTGCGCTGACGGCACTGTGCATTGGCTTCGGGTTTGTCGGCGGTGTTTTCAGTCCCGCCCTGCTGATCGGCATTCTTTTCGGCGCCCTCTACGGTATGGTCCTGCCGTACCTGATACCCGTGCCTTACTCCGGTCTGGTGGTGTACGCCATCTGCGGGATGATGGCGATGGCCAGTTCGGTGATCGGTGCGCCACTGACCACCATTCTGATCGTGTTCGAGCTGACCCGTAACTACGATCTGACCATTGCCGCCATGGTGTCGGTGGTCTTTGCCAATGTCCTCTCCTACCGGGCGATCGGCCGATCCGTGTTCGACCTGGAACTTCGTGCCCGCGGCTTTGACCTGTCACTGGGACGGGACAAGGCCATTCTCGGGGCACGCCTGATCCGGGATTACCTGTCCACCACTTACACCGCCGCTCACACCAGCGATACCGTCGAGGCCGTGCGCCAGCGACTGGTCCACGATCAGCGCTCGGAAGCGATGATCGTGGACGACGGCGGCAAACTGCGGGGCATCGTGAGATTACAGGGCATCCTCGACAGCCCTGGGGAGATTCCCATAGAGCAGCTGGCGATCCGGGCGTACACCGTGTTCGACGACAGTACCTCGGTCTGGCAATCCATGGAGCTTTTGCGGGGCTTTCTGGGTGAGGCCGTGCCGCTGGTGTCCGAGGAGGGAAAATTGCAGGGCGTGGTTCCCGAGGAAGCGGTGATTCGTGCCTACCTGGAGATCGTCCATGAGCTGCGGGAGGAGGAAAATGAAGCGGCCTGA